One stretch of Acholeplasma laidlawii PG-8A DNA includes these proteins:
- a CDS encoding recombinase family protein: protein MKNKTVRIIQPKTHYTLDQINNPITRKRVCAYVRVSTDNLEQKTSYEAQRDEYTQRITKNPDWIFDGIYADEGISGTSTKNRKQFNLMIEKARAGQIDIILTKSISRFARNTVDALNYIRELRQINVEIIFEKENISSLDPKVEFLLTIMSSMAQEEARNVSENVKWNVQRRFREGVPIINHKRFLGYTKDKKGGNLVVVPEEAQIVKLIFNLYISGVGPAKIAKQLIEMGAKTGAGKTEWRLSTITTILKNEKYMGDMLQQKTISIDYLSHTRVKNKNHAPTYYTENSHEAIIDRDTFELAQRIRKDRAKVRIGEDKNLSKYSRTYPLTAMIICSECGRTLKRRYWNYGKPSQRVMQQCGSYIEGKANCNAKASHQDLIEATTIHMLNKVFLKDLDIMSTIQRIIKSTIKVDDVQGIIEKLTLERDENEIALSNLIDTKVKTPDIPESIFNTKYREYSDRLKVLTAEINKLELEHVKNYDTRKRMDKINEILGKKNLVIDELDSEILSTFIYKMISVNPNEIVYCIAGTKNYSDNEFKERRFEFLKTEPIIVETYHAPDGLAKMLYRVVVI, encoded by the coding sequence ATGAAAAACAAAACCGTAAGAATCATACAACCAAAGACACATTACACTTTGGATCAAATCAATAATCCAATTACCAGAAAACGAGTATGTGCCTATGTACGAGTATCAACAGACAACTTAGAACAAAAAACAAGTTATGAAGCTCAACGAGATGAATATACACAACGAATTACAAAGAATCCAGATTGGATATTTGATGGCATTTATGCAGACGAGGGCATCAGTGGGACTAGCACAAAGAACAGAAAACAGTTTAACTTAATGATCGAAAAAGCACGTGCTGGCCAAATCGATATTATACTTACCAAATCAATATCCAGGTTTGCAAGAAACACTGTGGATGCACTAAACTACATTAGAGAGTTAAGACAAATCAATGTAGAGATTATTTTTGAAAAAGAAAACATTAGTTCCCTAGATCCTAAAGTAGAGTTTCTTCTCACCATCATGTCATCAATGGCACAGGAGGAAGCAAGAAACGTATCAGAAAACGTCAAATGGAATGTTCAACGTCGTTTTAGAGAGGGTGTGCCTATTATCAACCACAAACGCTTCCTTGGTTATACGAAGGATAAAAAAGGTGGAAACTTAGTGGTTGTACCTGAGGAAGCACAGATTGTTAAACTCATATTCAATTTGTACATTAGTGGTGTTGGTCCAGCTAAAATTGCAAAGCAACTCATTGAGATGGGTGCAAAAACAGGTGCTGGTAAAACAGAGTGGCGACTTTCAACGATTACAACCATTTTAAAAAATGAAAAATACATGGGTGATATGCTGCAGCAAAAAACAATAAGCATCGATTATTTGAGTCACACAAGAGTTAAGAATAAAAATCATGCACCTACTTATTATACAGAAAACAGTCATGAAGCAATCATCGATAGAGATACTTTTGAACTTGCACAACGCATTAGAAAAGATAGAGCTAAGGTTAGAATTGGCGAGGATAAAAACCTCTCAAAATATAGTAGAACATATCCTTTAACCGCAATGATTATATGTAGCGAATGTGGTCGAACGCTAAAAAGACGTTATTGGAACTACGGTAAGCCATCACAAAGGGTGATGCAACAGTGTGGTAGCTACATTGAAGGTAAAGCAAATTGTAATGCAAAGGCAAGTCATCAAGATCTTATTGAAGCAACCACAATCCATATGCTAAACAAAGTCTTCTTAAAGGATCTAGATATCATGTCAACCATTCAAAGGATAATTAAATCAACCATCAAAGTCGATGATGTCCAAGGTATCATTGAAAAGTTAACATTAGAAAGAGATGAAAACGAAATAGCATTATCCAATCTAATTGATACAAAAGTAAAAACACCAGATATTCCAGAATCAATATTTAATACCAAGTATAGAGAATACTCCGATCGTCTTAAAGTTCTAACTGCTGAGATTAACAAGCTTGAACTTGAACACGTAAAAAATTATGACACCAGAAAACGTATGGATAAAATCAATGAGATTTTAGGTAAAAAGAATTTAGTCATCGATGAACTTGATTCAGAGATTTTAAGTACATTCATCTATAAAATGATATCAGTCAATCCAAATGAGATTGTATACTGTATTGCTGGAACCAAGAATTATTCAGACAATGAGTTCAAAGAACGACGTTTTGAGTTCTTAAAAACTGAACCAATCATTGTGGAAACATATCACGCACCCGATGGCTTAGCTAAGATGTTATATCGAGTTGTAGTGATATAA
- a CDS encoding helix-turn-helix transcriptional regulator, translating to MNYQLLSDDDFNNLFISENLKRLRLANNLSTVQVAQIIGKSRQGYVNYESGAREISIHDLITLSGFYNVRVDDIIGNPYSNRNEKALTFRTFEHIDDKIVPSMQLTISTINDDMIAYKKSDLEIDFFWRTQKNQKNRVMLFEYYDKVYVSKVYFNKDHGGFFFINEEPLYFTKANAENLIFKGVYASTLKKDLVIENFF from the coding sequence ATGAACTATCAACTATTATCAGATGATGATTTTAATAATCTTTTCATCAGTGAAAATTTAAAAAGACTCAGACTTGCTAATAATTTATCTACAGTTCAAGTTGCACAAATAATCGGTAAATCGAGACAAGGTTATGTTAACTACGAATCTGGCGCTAGAGAAATTAGCATTCATGATCTCATTACACTGTCAGGTTTTTATAATGTCCGTGTGGATGACATTATCGGAAATCCCTATTCAAATAGAAACGAAAAGGCTCTAACATTTAGAACCTTTGAACATATAGATGACAAGATAGTGCCATCAATGCAATTAACTATATCGACTATAAATGACGATATGATCGCATATAAGAAAAGCGATCTTGAAATCGACTTCTTCTGGAGAACTCAAAAGAATCAAAAGAACCGTGTCATGTTATTTGAGTACTACGATAAAGTCTATGTTTCAAAAGTATATTTTAACAAAGACCATGGGGGCTTCTTTTTCATCAATGAAGAACCTCTTTACTTTACAAAAGCTAACGCAGAAAATCTAATCTTTAAAGGTGTATATGCTTCAACACTTAAGAAAGATTTAGTCATTGAAAACTTCTTCTAA
- a CDS encoding phage antirepressor, translating into MIKEFHNNRYGKVRTAIIDDQPCFNLKDLTHIYGIKNINDFRSRIPSNAVKTLEVKDSNGASKNKYFIIADYLSSCMFQSTKTDAEAISDWLYRTVLPNLIKYQKYKVDEFKDPDVALSFLEEFEDLRVRHSVVETQLKLNAPKIKYIDRLLGTGSATDLDMVHEVIKYHGLKSTELLKILRAKRILDDSNVPHQEYCDKKYFRVVEAKVVSEGSTVTSQRTYVYRSGITFIERILKEYQGAKDDKRN; encoded by the coding sequence ATGATCAAAGAGTTTCACAACAACCGGTATGGGAAAGTTCGAACAGCGATTATTGATGATCAACCCTGTTTTAACTTGAAAGATTTAACCCATATTTATGGTATTAAAAATATCAACGATTTTCGCTCTAGAATTCCATCAAATGCAGTTAAAACACTTGAGGTAAAAGACTCAAACGGAGCATCTAAGAATAAGTATTTCATAATCGCTGACTATTTAAGTAGTTGTATGTTTCAATCTACCAAAACTGATGCTGAAGCAATCAGTGATTGGTTATACCGTACTGTATTGCCAAATCTGATTAAATACCAAAAATATAAAGTCGATGAATTTAAGGATCCAGATGTGGCATTATCTTTTTTAGAGGAGTTTGAGGATTTAAGAGTTAGACACAGTGTTGTTGAAACACAGCTCAAACTCAATGCACCAAAAATTAAATATATTGATAGACTTTTAGGGACCGGAAGTGCTACTGATTTGGATATGGTTCATGAAGTCATTAAGTATCATGGACTAAAAAGTACAGAGCTCTTAAAAATACTTAGAGCTAAGCGAATCCTAGATGATTCCAATGTGCCACATCAGGAGTATTGTGATAAGAAGTATTTCAGAGTTGTTGAAGCCAAAGTTGTGAGTGAAGGAAGTACAGTCACATCACAAAGAACCTATGTATACCGAAGTGGTATTACATTTATTGAACGCATACTAAAAGAATACCAGGGAGCAAAAGATGATAAACGAAACTAA
- a CDS encoding helix-turn-helix domain-containing protein yields the protein MYEEDSMHLNQKSHVPLVRDYLKVYRNKMGYSAEYLSRELDVSAVYYRQIEGGQRGKRLPIELVIKLIILLHVEPLEFLKAEASYLSSYEELNGIKKYKKIRW from the coding sequence ATGTATGAAGAGGATTCTATGCACTTAAATCAAAAATCACATGTGCCACTAGTCCGTGACTATCTTAAAGTTTATCGCAACAAAATGGGTTATTCAGCTGAGTATCTATCGAGAGAACTTGACGTTTCTGCAGTTTATTACAGGCAAATTGAAGGGGGACAAAGAGGAAAAAGGCTACCTATTGAATTAGTCATTAAATTGATTATATTGCTTCATGTGGAACCACTAGAATTTCTAAAAGCAGAAGCCTCGTATTTAAGTTCATATGAAGAGCTGAACGGCATCAAGAAATACAAAAAAATTAGATGGTAG
- a CDS encoding Pycsar system effector family protein, whose product MGDKIDKAFDKDTSYRTLELVNSWITAADSKSSILLAFIALLVGLTSNSYSKIVDVILNGNNVSITFCIVIAVLYLIVLVLVIYHLILVFTARLKTGLSIDRTNLVSFISVSNMTDQEYLELTKKTTDADICEMILKQVNVNSKIAYQKMKQFNKALMYSFILIPLTIIMVTFLG is encoded by the coding sequence ATGGGAGATAAAATAGATAAAGCTTTTGATAAAGATACATCATATAGAACACTAGAACTGGTTAACTCATGGATAACTGCTGCTGATAGTAAATCATCTATATTGTTAGCATTTATTGCTTTGCTTGTAGGATTAACTTCAAACTCCTATAGCAAAATTGTTGATGTTATTTTGAATGGGAATAATGTGTCAATTACCTTTTGTATAGTAATAGCTGTTTTGTATTTAATAGTTCTAGTTTTAGTTATATACCATTTGATCTTAGTTTTTACAGCAAGATTAAAAACAGGTCTTTCAATTGATCGTACTAACCTTGTTTCATTCATATCTGTTTCTAATATGACTGATCAAGAATATCTCGAGTTAACTAAAAAAACAACTGATGCAGATATTTGTGAAATGATATTAAAACAAGTAAATGTTAATTCGAAGATAGCTTATCAGAAAATGAAGCAATTCAATAAAGCATTGATGTACTCTTTTATATTGATTCCGCTAACTATTATAATGGTAACATTTTTAGGATAA
- a CDS encoding tyrosine-type recombinase/integrase has protein sequence MIQKGEKMSSKEGFRQLTKKYLDDADVSLTTKQSYERILQQFVEYANTLSDLPTRSDIMAYRDHLFKRKLEETTIKYHLVVVRNFYRWYHTNGHGANPSEGIKSPKIEKKFKRAHLSESESRQLLKLAQINSDKNIIKYRDYVMVLLMLTTGMRTVEVERADVSDLNVIDDGEILYVHGKGKTSKSSFVRLSPLVNKAIETYIMKRSDQYEPLFIDHKPKYLGQRMKTRNIRRIIKDLLRDIGFDDDKHTAHSLRHTTATLARQYGANKDDTQKIMRHSDPATTEIYMHAEIKSQHVYEHVIAQKLLNQEEDEDKKN, from the coding sequence TTGATACAGAAAGGTGAAAAGATGTCATCAAAAGAAGGGTTTAGACAGCTTACAAAAAAGTATCTAGATGATGCCGACGTAAGTTTGACGACTAAGCAATCCTATGAAAGGATCCTTCAGCAATTTGTCGAATATGCCAACACACTGTCTGATTTACCAACTCGCAGTGACATTATGGCTTATCGGGATCATCTTTTTAAACGCAAGCTAGAAGAAACGACCATTAAGTATCACCTGGTAGTGGTACGAAATTTCTACCGTTGGTATCACACAAACGGTCATGGAGCAAATCCATCGGAGGGGATTAAAAGTCCAAAGATTGAAAAGAAGTTTAAACGTGCGCATTTGTCTGAAAGTGAATCCAGACAGTTATTAAAACTGGCTCAAATCAATTCAGATAAAAATATCATTAAATACAGAGATTATGTTATGGTTTTACTTATGCTAACAACTGGTATGCGAACTGTTGAAGTAGAACGTGCAGATGTTAGTGATTTAAATGTGATTGATGACGGTGAAATACTCTATGTTCATGGAAAAGGCAAAACATCGAAGAGTTCATTCGTTCGTCTCTCACCTTTAGTGAATAAAGCAATTGAAACATACATCATGAAAAGAAGCGACCAGTATGAACCATTATTTATTGACCATAAACCTAAGTATTTAGGCCAAAGAATGAAAACCAGAAACATTAGACGTATTATCAAGGATCTACTTAGAGATATCGGATTTGATGATGATAAACACACAGCACATAGTTTAAGACATACAACTGCAACATTGGCAAGACAATATGGAGCAAACAAGGATGACACTCAAAAGATTATGCGTCATTCAGATCCTGCAACAACAGAGATTTATATGCATGCGGAAATCAAAAGTCAGCATGTTTATGAACATGTTATTGCACAAAAGCTGCTCAATCAAGAAGAAGATGAAGACAAGAAAAACTGA
- a CDS encoding type I restriction-modification system subunit M, with translation MADLQLGFEDKLWQMADKLRGNIESSEYKHVILGLVFLKYISDSFTERYEEIKANYPGMEEDRDAYESENVFFVPKDARWEYIKSQAKQSTIGQIIDNAMVQIEKENASLKGVLPKNYARPELDKTRLGELIDLFSFNVGSKEARAKDVLGRVYEYFLKKFGTTEGEFYTPPAIVKLLVNMIEPYNGRVYDPCCGSGGMFVQSAKFVEEHAGKIGNISIYGQEYVATTWRLAKMNLAIRGIDANLGERDGDTFTNDQHKTLRADYILANPPFNIKDWGQQHLIGDSRWQWGTPPATNANYAWISHMISKLSPRGIAGFVLANGSLSTSRSEEYEIRKKILEEGLVDCIVAMPSQLFYDVSIPVSLWFVSKNKNGRKDKVLFIDARKMGYMETRKHRELTDEESEKIYSTYHAWRDDKDYQDIDGFCKSATLEEIRSHDYVLTPGRYVGIEEVEDDGIPFEEKMEKLTLELSELFEESKSLEEKIKENLRGIGYEL, from the coding sequence ATGGCTGATTTACAATTAGGATTCGAAGATAAGCTATGGCAAATGGCTGATAAGCTTAGAGGTAATATCGAATCATCAGAATATAAGCACGTGATATTAGGTCTTGTGTTCCTTAAATACATTTCAGATTCATTTACAGAACGTTATGAAGAAATAAAAGCAAATTATCCAGGTATGGAAGAAGATAGAGATGCATATGAATCAGAAAATGTGTTTTTCGTACCTAAAGATGCTAGATGGGAATATATCAAATCTCAAGCGAAACAATCAACCATCGGACAGATTATTGATAATGCAATGGTTCAAATAGAAAAAGAAAATGCATCACTAAAAGGTGTATTACCTAAAAACTATGCAAGACCAGAACTAGATAAGACTCGACTAGGTGAACTTATTGATCTATTCTCATTTAATGTAGGGTCTAAAGAAGCAAGAGCAAAAGATGTACTTGGAAGAGTCTATGAGTATTTTCTTAAAAAGTTTGGAACAACTGAAGGTGAATTCTATACACCACCAGCAATTGTAAAATTACTTGTAAACATGATTGAACCATATAACGGTAGAGTTTATGACCCTTGTTGTGGTTCTGGAGGTATGTTTGTACAATCCGCTAAATTCGTTGAAGAACATGCTGGTAAAATTGGGAATATTTCTATCTATGGCCAAGAATATGTTGCAACCACATGGCGTTTAGCAAAGATGAATCTAGCTATTCGAGGAATTGATGCAAACCTTGGTGAAAGAGATGGGGATACTTTTACTAACGATCAACACAAAACATTAAGAGCTGATTATATCCTTGCAAACCCACCATTTAACATTAAAGATTGGGGACAACAGCACTTAATCGGAGATAGTAGATGGCAATGGGGAACACCTCCGGCGACTAATGCTAACTACGCTTGGATATCACATATGATTTCAAAACTAAGCCCAAGAGGTATTGCGGGTTTTGTTTTAGCAAATGGATCATTATCTACTTCAAGAAGTGAAGAATATGAAATTAGAAAAAAGATACTTGAAGAAGGATTAGTTGATTGTATCGTAGCAATGCCATCACAACTTTTCTATGATGTATCAATTCCAGTATCATTATGGTTTGTTTCAAAAAATAAAAATGGTAGAAAAGATAAAGTCTTATTCATTGATGCTCGTAAGATGGGGTATATGGAAACCAGAAAGCATAGAGAACTTACTGATGAAGAAAGTGAGAAGATCTATTCAACCTACCATGCATGGAGAGATGATAAGGATTATCAAGATATTGATGGGTTCTGTAAATCTGCAACACTTGAAGAAATTAGATCACATGATTATGTTTTAACACCAGGTAGATATGTTGGTATAGAAGAAGTTGAAGATGATGGTATTCCATTTGAAGAAAAGATGGAAAAACTGACTTTAGAATTATCTGAGTTATTTGAAGAATCTAAATCTCTTGAGGAAAAGATCAAAGAGAACTTAAGAGGTATCGGGTATGAGCTTTGA
- a CDS encoding helix-turn-helix domain-containing protein yields MINETKRQEPTRDYYKLEEVADILRVSRRTLSTYIKKGKLHAFKIGPGWRVSKENLVKFIDELHKTSKNK; encoded by the coding sequence ATGATAAACGAAACTAAGCGTCAAGAACCAACGCGAGATTATTACAAATTAGAAGAAGTTGCAGACATATTAAGAGTATCAAGAAGAACGTTATCAACCTATATCAAAAAAGGAAAACTACACGCATTTAAGATTGGACCAGGGTGGAGAGTATCAAAAGAAAATCTCGTAAAATTTATTGATGAGCTTCATAAAACAAGCAAAAATAAATAA
- a CDS encoding DUF4373 domain-containing protein: protein MARPFKMGLQYFPLDVNFFEDEKITDLNLMYGVMGEMVYIRLLTMIYAHGYYLEMTTEQAAKTLIKSIGNAWAPSVNDIEKIILRAGFNGLFDKELLSVGVFTSKAIQRQFTLSTRRRRGIEHQKYWLLDQNTMLELNNFYKKTPQVNVDNNSSSTAVIDNDNHTSNEVIDSNNDTSTKVIEYKSTQKEKEKKKERDKEDKKDKGVYSLPNYHYITKAIIRSQYIEGGTLEVGKYNKLFDEAVSIYGFDDVLAATDYIVSYSKRAEIAIDDKFSFMRKSLMNNLEMFQRRRENSHESIEDWFKRLVL from the coding sequence ATGGCACGACCTTTTAAGATGGGACTGCAGTACTTCCCGCTTGATGTGAATTTTTTTGAAGACGAGAAGATAACGGATTTAAATTTAATGTATGGAGTCATGGGCGAGATGGTGTACATCCGCCTTTTAACCATGATTTATGCACATGGGTATTATTTAGAAATGACAACTGAGCAAGCAGCAAAAACCCTTATTAAGAGTATTGGTAATGCCTGGGCTCCTAGTGTAAATGATATTGAGAAAATAATCCTAAGGGCAGGTTTTAACGGGCTGTTTGATAAAGAACTACTTAGTGTCGGTGTGTTCACTTCAAAAGCGATACAGCGGCAGTTTACGCTTTCTACAAGGCGAAGACGTGGGATTGAACATCAAAAGTATTGGTTATTAGATCAAAATACAATGCTTGAATTAAATAATTTCTATAAAAAAACGCCACAAGTTAATGTTGACAATAACAGTAGTTCAACCGCAGTTATTGATAACGATAATCATACTTCAAATGAGGTTATTGATAGCAATAATGACACTTCAACTAAGGTTATTGAATACAAAAGTACACAAAAAGAAAAAGAAAAGAAAAAAGAAAGAGATAAAGAGGATAAAAAGGATAAAGGGGTATATTCACTTCCTAATTATCATTACATCACAAAAGCAATTATAAGAAGCCAATACATAGAGGGTGGAACTTTAGAAGTCGGTAAATACAATAAGCTCTTTGATGAAGCAGTGTCAATTTATGGATTTGATGATGTCTTAGCAGCAACAGACTATATTGTTAGTTATTCAAAACGAGCTGAAATTGCCATTGATGATAAGTTTAGCTTTATGCGTAAGTCTTTAATGAATAATCTCGAGATGTTCCAGCGAAGAAGGGAGAATAGCCATGAATCAATCGAAGACTGGTTTAAACGACTCGTTTTATAA
- a CDS encoding restriction endonuclease subunit S, whose amino-acid sequence MSFDQWSKVNLVDCLDKLIDYRGKTPAKSEKGILTLSAKSVKNSNIDYSEAYTISEDEYKKFMVRGIPVKGDILITTEAPMGQVAKLDRDGVAVAQRLLTLRPNPKILDNDYLLYYLQSPIGQAELKARESGSTVTGIKQAEFRKINIILPPLSEQKVIANILSSLDDKIELNNKINKNLEELAQTLYKRWFVDFDFPNEEGESYKSSGGEMVESELGLIPKGWKVESIGRSSISKLISSGINEFNGTKKYIATADVTNLSIRSFVTEIDFKKRPSRANMQPIAGSLWFAKMKDSRKMIRVSKSSSYLIDKCIFSTGFAGLFAPKYSNYIWTILTTKDFDDTKNNLCNGTTMQAINNENINRIRILIPDNKTLDLFESVSEPIFEKIQFNEIESNKLSKIRDELLPKLMNGEIEVPIEE is encoded by the coding sequence ATGAGCTTTGATCAATGGAGTAAAGTCAATTTGGTGGATTGTCTCGACAAATTGATTGATTATAGAGGTAAAACACCAGCAAAATCAGAAAAAGGGATATTAACGTTAAGTGCAAAATCAGTTAAAAACAGTAACATAGATTACAGTGAGGCATACACTATTTCAGAAGATGAATATAAAAAGTTTATGGTTAGAGGAATTCCCGTCAAAGGGGATATTCTAATAACAACTGAAGCACCAATGGGACAGGTTGCAAAACTAGATAGAGATGGAGTAGCAGTTGCACAAAGATTGTTGACATTAAGACCAAATCCCAAGATTCTAGACAATGATTATTTGTTATATTATTTGCAATCACCTATAGGACAAGCAGAACTTAAGGCTAGAGAAAGTGGGTCAACAGTAACTGGTATTAAGCAGGCAGAGTTTAGAAAGATTAACATTATTCTTCCTCCACTTAGTGAACAAAAAGTAATAGCAAACATCCTCTCATCTCTTGATGACAAAATAGAACTCAACAACAAAATCAATAAAAACCTTGAAGAATTAGCACAAACACTCTACAAGAGATGGTTTGTGGATTTTGATTTTCCTAATGAAGAGGGAGAATCCTACAAATCCAGCGGTGGGGAAATGGTTGAAAGTGAATTAGGATTGATTCCTAAAGGATGGAAAGTGGAATCAATTGGACGAAGCTCAATCTCAAAACTTATTAGTTCAGGTATTAATGAATTTAATGGGACAAAAAAATATATTGCAACAGCGGATGTTACAAACCTTTCAATAAGATCATTCGTTACTGAGATAGATTTCAAGAAGCGACCATCTAGAGCTAACATGCAGCCCATAGCTGGGAGTCTATGGTTTGCAAAAATGAAGGATTCAAGAAAAATGATTAGAGTATCTAAGAGTAGTAGTTATCTAATCGATAAGTGTATTTTCTCAACGGGTTTCGCAGGATTATTCGCTCCGAAATATTCAAATTACATTTGGACAATTTTAACTACTAAAGATTTTGATGATACAAAAAATAATCTATGCAATGGAACAACAATGCAAGCAATAAATAATGAGAATATTAATAGGATCAGAATTCTAATTCCTGATAACAAAACACTTGACTTATTTGAAAGTGTATCAGAACCTATTTTTGAGAAAATACAGTTTAATGAAATCGAAAGTAATAAATTGTCAAAGATTCGTGATGAATTACTACCCAAACTAATGAATGGTGAAATCGAAGTACCAATTGAGGAGTGA
- a CDS encoding SHOCT domain-containing protein, whose translation MDIIISSEMKFNIAKSIIVKLFNQKLITIDEFSIIINKLASTYGITSDIRKSND comes from the coding sequence ATGGATATTATTATCAGTTCAGAAATGAAATTCAATATAGCCAAATCAATCATAGTAAAGCTATTTAATCAAAAACTCATCACAATCGATGAGTTTAGTATTATCATCAATAAGCTCGCATCAACCTACGGTATTACAAGCGATATTAGAAAAAGCAATGATTGA